The sequence below is a genomic window from Mycobacteroides abscessus ATCC 19977.
GACTCGCCGTCAGCTCAAGGACGACCGTGCTACGCGCGTCGACACCCACGGCGACGACTGGTGCGGCGTCGGCGGGAGCCCGGCCGGAGACCCTGCGGGCCAGCATCTTCGTGAGCCGGCCGAGGATGTCGGTGAGGAAGGTGCCGCGCCACCACACCAGTAACACCAGCGCCAACACACCAGCAGTGATCGCGATCCAGCGGTCGGCTGGGTCGCGGCGGTAGAGCGCGAAAGCACCCGCGGCAACCAGCGTGGCGATCAGTGTCAGCCGCAGCGTTCCAGGCACGGGTGGTCGATAAAACGTGAACTTCTTACTCGCATGGGTACTCACTCAGTGCTCTCCTGTCTGCGACGCGCGCTGAGCGCGGCGACGACGACCACCGCGATCAGGCATACACCGGCGCCCAGGAAGGCGAGCCGCCGGGGAAGTGGATTTTCCGGGGTGGGAGGGGGCGGGGGGACGACCGCACGGGCGCCCGGGCCACTAGATGCGTTCCCGTCCGCGGGGACCTCCCAGGTAAGCGCGGCCACCGGGTCCACCGTTCCGGCTCCCACCAGATTGGACGGCGATCGGCCCGCGTCTCGGGCTGTTCTTTGCAGCCGCGAAATAACCTGCGGTGCAGTCAATTCGGGATAGCGGCTACGTACCAGCGCAGCCACACCCGCTACGTATGCTGTCGCATAGCTGGTCCCGAAGAGGGGCACCGGCTTTCCGTTCTGGCCAATCATGCCGTTGGCCAAACCGCCCTCAGCGTCGTTGGACAGCGAGGTCACGTTCTCGCCATTTGCCGCAATGCCCACCCAGGGCCCGGCCATGGTGAACTTCGACGGGCTTCCGTCGATACCCACCGAACCCACCGACAGCACGTACGGCTGCCACCAGGATGGCACCGATACCGACTCCACCCCAGACCAATTCCGTGGGTCGGCGCCCGAACCGGTCAACGGATTCTGTTGGCAGTTGGCGCTGCCGCCGCTGGTGTTGCCCGCGGCGGCCACGACGACCGCGTCCTTTTCGGCGACCGCATAGCGCAACGCCGCCCCAAGCGCGGCTTGGTCAATGGGCTTGGCCGCCGGAACGCACTCGGCCGAAGAAATGTTGATCACGCGGGCGCCGAGGTTTGCGGCATGCACGATGGACCGTGCCAGGGTATTGACGTACTGGGTAGCGGCGTTTGTGGACGGATCGCCTCCCGCGGTGAGTCGTGGGGAGAACTTGGAGGACTCCTGGCGGATCGAGATCAGTTTGGCGGCGGGCGCGATACCGGAGAATCCATCGGGCCCGGGCTGGGCACCGATGATTCCGGCCACCATGGTTCCGTGCCCGTCGCAGTCGGTGAGCCCATCCGTTGACTGGACATAATCGCCCCCGGGTTCGACGTGCAGTCGCGCACTGGGTTTGACGCCGGTGTCGATGATCGCGACGCTCTGCCCCTCACCGCGAGAAAAGCGCCACGCCTCCTCGAACTCTGGCGACGGCTTGCCGCTGGTGCCCGTGCCGGGCAGTAACACCGTGGTGCTGCACGCGGACGATTGCATGCCCGCGGTTGCGCTGGGGGACGAATCCTTGGGCAACGCGGCGGGATCTGCTTCCGGCTGAATCACTGCGCCGGCAACAGGGGCTGCCACGGGGGACAGCGCCAGTAGCGTTGCGGCGACGACACCGCCCAATGCTCTTCGCGCGCGCGGCGCATCGCGGATAAAATGTGTCATCGGTTGAGGATCCAGCTGAACAGTCCGGTGAGGTACGCGATGACCGGCAGCAGCGAGGCGTCGATACCCGAGGCGAGGAATCCGAGGAGCCGACGGCTGGGCAGTGAGTAGCTCTCCGCCTCACCGATTTTCGGGTTGAACACGACTACCGCCACCGCGGCGACCAGCAAGGCCAGCACGCCAAGCGCCACCAGGGCGCCGGTGTAGCGGTCTTCGACGGCGAAGATCACCAGCAGTGCGGTCGATACCAGGAAGGGAACCGCCAGCAGCCACGCCTTGCATACCGCCGAATCCCAGACTCGTGCACGCAGTGCCGCGCCAGCGCTTACCGCGGCTACCAGGTACCACGCCCACGGACTTGCCGGTGCGGCGCCACCCACCACGGCCAGCGATCCCAGGATGGCCAGAATCGAAGCGCCCGCAATGAATCCGCTCTGGTGGGAGTCACTCAACTGAACGCGACGCGGCAGATCCTTCAGAACCGACATCGCTGGAGCAGAGGGGGTCGCATCACCCGGAGCGGGGATGGTCGGCAGCGGGAAGCGCGCGGCGAAGGCTGACAGTTGGGCAGCACGCACGGTAACCAGCAGCGCCACGATGATCAGACCGCAGCCCACCACGAGCAGCGAGGGGTGCCACAGAACGTGGGCGCCCGCCGCACCGGCGATGCCCAGCGACAGCACCGTGGTCGCGGTGAAGAAGGCAATCAGCTGACGCGCCACAATCAGGTAGATCAGTGACCACGCGGCCACCCCGGCGGCACCGAGGAGAACACGCGGCGCCAGCCCACTACCGGGAACGGCGAGAGCAAGGGCGCCGGCGATCGGCACCAGCGCGGCAACCGCCAGCTCAGCTCCCAGGCGGGCAGAACGCACGTGTGCCACCAATGCTCCGATCGCGGCCGCCACCGCGACAACGGCCAAACCGGCGAGGCTCAACGACGACCCGGTGCGGATGCTGTGCACAATGGCCAGAATCGTTGCCGCTGCGATCAAGCCGAGGACCCCAAAGCGGCCGACCCGGGCAATGTGCTCTGCGCCCCACGGGCGCTTGCGTGATTCGGAGAAAATGACTGCTGCGTCCGCGATGTCTTCGACGATGCCGGGCGCCGCAGGTCCGGCAGGAGTCGGGCGCAGGGTCAGCAAGTCGCCGTCTACGACGCCCACGGTGTCCAGGGTCGCGTCGGCACTGAACGGCGCGCCATTCACCGGCGCCAGGCTGAGCCGTTGTGGGGTTGTTGCCTCGGTGGCGTCGGGGGCGACCATCCGGTGTACCGCGGGAATGATGTCGCGCATCGGCAGCTGAGTCGGCAAGGCGACTTCGGTCAGTTTTTCTTCACCGAGCACGGCTACCCGGACGATGGGCATCACGGCGTTGTCAGACATGGTGTTTCGTTTGACTCTCTCGATAGGGGGTGGGGCTCAAAAGGGAACTAATTACAGGGACAGCA
It includes:
- the mycP gene encoding type VII secretion-associated serine protease mycosin, coding for MTHFIRDAPRARRALGGVVAATLLALSPVAAPVAGAVIQPEADPAALPKDSSPSATAGMQSSACSTTVLLPGTGTSGKPSPEFEEAWRFSRGEGQSVAIIDTGVKPSARLHVEPGGDYVQSTDGLTDCDGHGTMVAGIIGAQPGPDGFSGIAPAAKLISIRQESSKFSPRLTAGGDPSTNAATQYVNTLARSIVHAANLGARVINISSAECVPAAKPIDQAALGAALRYAVAEKDAVVVAAAGNTSGGSANCQQNPLTGSGADPRNWSGVESVSVPSWWQPYVLSVGSVGIDGSPSKFTMAGPWVGIAANGENVTSLSNDAEGGLANGMIGQNGKPVPLFGTSYATAYVAGVAALVRSRYPELTAPQVISRLQRTARDAGRSPSNLVGAGTVDPVAALTWEVPADGNASSGPGARAVVPPPPPTPENPLPRRLAFLGAGVCLIAVVVVAALSARRRQESTE
- the eccD gene encoding type VII secretion integral membrane protein EccD, with product MSDNAVMPIVRVAVLGEEKLTEVALPTQLPMRDIIPAVHRMVAPDATEATTPQRLSLAPVNGAPFSADATLDTVGVVDGDLLTLRPTPAGPAAPGIVEDIADAAVIFSESRKRPWGAEHIARVGRFGVLGLIAAATILAIVHSIRTGSSLSLAGLAVVAVAAAIGALVAHVRSARLGAELAVAALVPIAGALALAVPGSGLAPRVLLGAAGVAAWSLIYLIVARQLIAFFTATTVLSLGIAGAAGAHVLWHPSLLVVGCGLIIVALLVTVRAAQLSAFAARFPLPTIPAPGDATPSAPAMSVLKDLPRRVQLSDSHQSGFIAGASILAILGSLAVVGGAAPASPWAWYLVAAVSAGAALRARVWDSAVCKAWLLAVPFLVSTALLVIFAVEDRYTGALVALGVLALLVAAVAVVVFNPKIGEAESYSLPSRRLLGFLASGIDASLLPVIAYLTGLFSWILNR